A region from the Poecilia reticulata strain Guanapo linkage group LG12, Guppy_female_1.0+MT, whole genome shotgun sequence genome encodes:
- the ssh1b gene encoding protein phosphatase Slingshot homolog 1 isoform X1, with amino-acid sequence MDTRVDMRGAFWASLNFSEVTENIKTSRMHLVVKSSHGAIFKELPHLVETASVTRREICRIISESFFMVKGAALFLQQGGNAQGPKTPTHHKHAGDLPQHLQVMFKILRSEDRIKLAVRLESGWSERVRYMVVIYTSGHQDTEENIVLGMDFPDKDSKNCSIGMVLPLWSDTNIHLDGDGGFSVNTAGQSHVFKPVSVQAMWSALQVLHKACEVARRFNYFPGGIALTWMAFYESCITSEQSFINEWNAMTDLESTRSDSPNMFVDGPTERERTECLIKSKLRNIMMFQDLENITSKEIRNELEQHMSCNLKEYKEFIDNEMLLILGQMDKATLIFDHVYLGSEWNASNLEELQNCGVGYILNVTREIDNFFPGMFSYHNVRVYDEDATDLLAHWNDTYNFIVKAKKNNSKCLVHCKMGVSRSASTVIAYAMKEYGWSLEKAYNYIKQKRGIAQPNAGFMRQLAEYEGILDASKQRHNKLWRPDTDEEGSDDLQASGHSTGGEETPVLRGEEAWGGCGASPCRGLEMEPLDSLNYNYYFRRLSDSALDSEPSTPVRGPPLLGMERVFIEIEDVERDALLEDEGFPMAHLTLPSEGTAAQTCSRLDPMEDMRLRLEFSTLEEEDEEEAKKEEEEMAALAQTAGSLDGRKTGEEAEGKEESQLGLANLNTNNSNRLAAKRSCPAAFDDSASAGNPLKVKPSYQSCKDCMRLPQGRRCDRPAGGRSHRLNPSRHCTVPSICIDPPGTHFMSTPVLSTPVVIPSNLVQPCTNFYQCSSCTLGSTSTPEANHQKLFSPMNCEETPPDGSSVETEDMEEPQNGDLPDEVTRQSSEAIDVTEADGLKFGAEIASFQ; translated from the exons ATGGACACCAGGGTGGACATGAGGGGCGCCTTTTGGGCGAGCTTGAACTTCTCCGAAGtgactgaaaacattaaaaccagcaGGATGCATCTGGTTGTGAAGTCTTCACATGGAGCTATTTTCAAAGAGCTGCCTCACCTTGTGGAGACAGCGTCTGTGACTCGGAGGGAGATTTGTCGCAT cattagTGAAAGCTTCTTCATGGTCAAAGGAGCTGCCCTCTTCCTCCAGCAGGGCGGCAACGCACAGGGACCAAAGACTCCGACGCACCACAAACATGCAG GTGATTTACCTCAACATCTGCAGGTGATGTTCAAGATCCTGCGGTCTGAAGATCGCATCAAGCTG GCTGTGCGTTTGGAAAGCGGATGGTCAGAGCGCGTGCGTTACATGGTTGTTATCTACACTAGCGGCCATCAAGACACggaagaaaacattgttttgggAATGGATTTTCCAGACAAGGACAG TAAAAACTGCTCCATTGGGATGGTCTTGCCTCTGTGGAGTGACACCAACATTCATCTAGACGGAGATGG AGGCTTCAGTGTGAACACAGCAGGCCAGTCACATGTCTTCAAGCCTGTTTCTGTGCAGGCTATGTG GTCTGCCCTGCAGGTCCTCCACAAGGCGTGCGAAGTGGCCCGCCGATTCAACTACTTCCCAGGTGGCATTGCTCTTACGTGGATGGCGTTCTATGAGAGCTGCATCACCTCGGAGCAAAGCTTCATCAATGAGTGGAACGCAATGACCGACCTGGAGTCCACCCGGTCCGATTCCCCCAACATGTTCGTCGATGG ACCGACGGAGCGAGAAAGAACAGAGTGTCTTATCAAGTCCAAACTTCGCAACATCATGATGTTTCAAGACTTGGAGAACATCACGTCAAAGGAG ATCCGTAACGAGCTGGAGCAGCATATGAGCTGCAACCTCAAAGAGTACAAGGAGTTCATCGACAACGAGATGCTCCTGATCCTGGGTCAGATGGACAAAGCTACTCTCATCTTCGACCACGTTTATTTG GGTTCTGAGTGGAACGCCTCCAACCTGGAAGAACTGCAAAACTGCGG AGTCGGTTACATTCTGAACGTCACGAGAGAGATTGACAACTTCTTCCCAGGGATGTTTTCCTATCACAACGTCCGCGTGTACGACGAGGACGCCACTGACCTGCTGGCCCACTGGAACGATACCTACAACTTTATTGTCAAAGCCAA GAAGAATAACTCAAAGTGCCTGGTGCACTGTAAGATGGGTGTGAGCCGCTCTGCCTCCACAGTTATTGCCTACGCCATGAAGGAATACGGCTGGTCTCTGGAGAAAGCGTACAACTACATCAAGCAGAAGAGGGGCATAGCTCAGCCAAATGCTGGTTTCATGCGGCAGCTGGCGGAGTATGAGGGAATCCTCGACGCCAG TAAACAGCGTCACAACAAGCTGTGGCGGCCTGACACAGACGAGGAAGGTTCAGACGATCTGCAAGCATCGGGTCACAGTACGGGTGGAGAGGAGACGCCGGTGCTCAGAGGGGAAGAGGCCTGGGGAGGCTGCGGAGCGTCGCCATGCAGGGGTCTGGAGATGGAGCCCTTAGACTCTCTCAACTACAACTATTACTTCAGACGTCTATCGGACTCTGCACTCGACAGCGAGCCGTCCACGCCGGTGCGGGGGCCTCCTCTGCTGGGCATGGAGAGAGTTTTTATCGAAATAGAGGATGTGGAGAGAGACGCCCTGCTGGAGGACGAGGGTTTCCCCATGGCCCACCTGACTCTGCCCAGCGAGGGCACCGCTGCGCAGACCTGCAGCCGCCTCGACCCGATGGAGGACATGAGGCTGAGGCTGGAATTCAGCACtctggaggaagaggacgaggaagaggccaagaaggaggaagaagagatgGCGGCCTTGGCTCAGACAGCCGGGAGTTTGGATGGGAGGAAGACGGGAGAGGAAGCTGAGGGGAAGGAGGAGAGCCAGCTGGGATTAGCCAACCTGAACACCAACAACAGCAACCGCCTGGCTGCCAAGCGTagctgtcctgcagcttttgaT GACAGTGCCAGTGCAGGAAACCCATTAAAAGTGAAGCCTTCATATCAGTCCTGTAAAGATTGCATGCGTCTACCACAAGGGCGGCGCTGCGACCGCCCAGCAGGAGGCCGTTCACACCGCCTTAATCCCTCCCGCCACTGCACCGTACCTTCCATATGCATAGATCCTCCGGGGACACACTTTATGTCAACTCCGGTTCTGTCGACCCCGGTGGTCATCCCGTCTAACTTGGTCCAGCCCTGCACTAACTTCTACCAATGTTCCAGCTGCACGCTCGGTAGCACATCCACTCCTGAAGCCAACCATCAAAAACTTTTCTCACCCATGAACTGTGAGGAAACGCCTCCGGACGGCAGCTCGGTGGAGACGGAGGACATGGAGGAGCCGCAGAATGGAGATCTGCCGGACGAGGTCACGAGGCAGAGTAGCGAGGCCATCGATGTGACTGAAGCCGACGGGCTCAAATTTGGTGCTGAGATTGCAAGCTTCCAGTAG
- the svopb gene encoding synaptic vesicle 2-related protein: MENWTRSAKVTYKRWRNPEPEDEGEFVAHTDEDQATDNEICTIASAKVDSGSRESANSSGNNKTAGTFTVDDALEVIGFGVFQWKISFVTGLAWVGDSMEMMILSILGPELHCDWSLPSYQVALITSVVFIGMGFSSLIWGNVADKYGRKVGLVMSMCWALYYGLLSAFSPVYGWLLALRGFVGFGIGGTPQSVTLYSEFLPVRARGMSIMLMAVFWVLGTVSEVLLALWVMPTLGWRWLLGLSAIPVGIFVSFCFWLPESPRFDVLSGRREKAIATLTRIARENGKELPQGTLIEYKQNERGQYKDLFSQQYWKITLLLWFIWFSFAFSYFGIVLLTTELFQTESCGMAQGSSIEPRCSLECKYLTSADYKDLLWTTLAEFPGLLIILFAVDYLGRKKSMAICFFMFSLCILPLYACIGRIGLTIFIFIARAFISGGYQVVFVYTPEVFPTEIRALGMGTCSAFARVGALITPFVAQVLLRTSMYLTLSVYCGCSLLAALASIFLPIETLGRSLQESSLDSDR, translated from the exons ATGGAAAACTGGACAAGATCTGCTAAGGTCACTTACAAGCGCTGGAGGAATCCTGAACCAGA AGATGAGGGAGAATTTGTGGCTCACACTGATGAAGACCAGGCCACGGATAACGAGATCTGCACCATTGCCTCAGCAAAAGTTGACTCAGGGAGCAGAGAGTCCGCAAACAGCTctggaaataataaaactgcag GAACGTTTACAGTGGACGATGCACTGGAAGTGATCGGATTTGGAGTCTTTCAGTGGAAGATCTCGTTCGTTACGGGACTCGCGTGG GTGGGAGATTCCATGGAGATGATGATCCTCAGCATCCTGGGCCCCGAGCTGCACTGTGACTGGAGTCTCCCCAGCTATCAAGTGGCGCTCATAACATCA GTTGTTTTTATTGGGATGGGGTTCAGCTCACTCATTTGGGGTAATGTGGCTGACAAGTACGGAAGGAAAGTA GGTCTGGTAATGTCCATGTGCTGGGCTCTGTACTACGGCCTGCTCAGCGCCTTCAGTCCAGTCTACGGCTGGCTGCTGGCCCTTCGAGGCTTCGTAGGCTTTGGCATCGGAGGAACACCTCAGTC agtGACTCTGTACTCTGAATTCCTTCCCGTGAGGGCAAGAGGCATGTCCATTATGTTGATGGCG gttttctggGTCCTTGGCACCGTGTCCGAGGTCCTCCTAGCCCTGTGGGTAATGCCCACTCTGGGTTGGAGGTGGCTACTTGGTCTCTCCGCCATTCCAGTGggaatttttgtttctttctgcttt TGGTTGCCTGAAAGTCCTCGTTTTGATGTGCTGTCAGGGAGAAGAGAAAAGGCCATAGCAACTCTGACTCGCATCGCCCGTGAGAACGGCAAGGAATTGCCTCAAGGAACACTCATCGAATATAAACAG aatgAACGTGGGCAGTATAAAGATCTTTTTTCTCAACAGTACTGGAAGATTACTCTTCTTCTATGGTTTATATG GTTTTCTTTTGCCTTCTCTTACTTTGGGATTGTCCTGCTGACCACTGAACTGTTCCAAACAGAGTCATGCGGAA TGGCTCAGGGAAGCAGCATTGAACCAAGGTGCAGCTtagaatgtaaatatttgacatcAGCTGACTACAAGGATCTCTTATGGACAACCTTGGCAGAGTTCCCAG gccTTTTAATAATCCTGTTTGCAGTTGATTACCTTGGCAGAAAGAAAAGCATGGcgatttgttttttcatgttttctttgtgtattCTGCCCTTGTATGCTTGCATTGGGAG gatAGGTCTGACGATATTCATCTTCATTGCAAGAGCCTTCATCTCTGGAGGAtaccaagttgtttttgtttacacacCAGAG GTTTTTCCTACAGAAATCAGAGCCTTGGGCATGGGGACTTGCAGTGCTTTTGCAAGAGTTGGTGCTCTGATTACTCCATTTGTGGCTCAG GTGCTGCTCAGGACGTCGATGTATCTGACCCTTTCGGTGTACTGTGGCTGCAGTCTGCTTGCTGCCCTTGCATCCATTTTTCTGCCTATTGAGACTCTGGGCAGGAGTCTGCAGGAGTCCAGCCTCGACTCGGACAGATAA
- the ssh1b gene encoding protein phosphatase Slingshot homolog 1 isoform X2 yields the protein MALVTLQRSPTPSAASSASSSAGEDFGSDDDRKNNQSISESFFMVKGAALFLQQGGNAQGPKTPTHHKHAGDLPQHLQVMFKILRSEDRIKLAVRLESGWSERVRYMVVIYTSGHQDTEENIVLGMDFPDKDSKNCSIGMVLPLWSDTNIHLDGDGGFSVNTAGQSHVFKPVSVQAMWSALQVLHKACEVARRFNYFPGGIALTWMAFYESCITSEQSFINEWNAMTDLESTRSDSPNMFVDGPTERERTECLIKSKLRNIMMFQDLENITSKEIRNELEQHMSCNLKEYKEFIDNEMLLILGQMDKATLIFDHVYLGSEWNASNLEELQNCGVGYILNVTREIDNFFPGMFSYHNVRVYDEDATDLLAHWNDTYNFIVKAKKNNSKCLVHCKMGVSRSASTVIAYAMKEYGWSLEKAYNYIKQKRGIAQPNAGFMRQLAEYEGILDASKQRHNKLWRPDTDEEGSDDLQASGHSTGGEETPVLRGEEAWGGCGASPCRGLEMEPLDSLNYNYYFRRLSDSALDSEPSTPVRGPPLLGMERVFIEIEDVERDALLEDEGFPMAHLTLPSEGTAAQTCSRLDPMEDMRLRLEFSTLEEEDEEEAKKEEEEMAALAQTAGSLDGRKTGEEAEGKEESQLGLANLNTNNSNRLAAKRSCPAAFDDSASAGNPLKVKPSYQSCKDCMRLPQGRRCDRPAGGRSHRLNPSRHCTVPSICIDPPGTHFMSTPVLSTPVVIPSNLVQPCTNFYQCSSCTLGSTSTPEANHQKLFSPMNCEETPPDGSSVETEDMEEPQNGDLPDEVTRQSSEAIDVTEADGLKFGAEIASFQ from the exons ATGGCCCTGGTGACTCTGCAGCGATCTCCCACCCCTAGTGCGGCATCCTCGGCCAGCAGCAGCGCGGGGGAG gaTTTCGGAAGTGATGATGACAGGAAAAATAATCAGAG cattagTGAAAGCTTCTTCATGGTCAAAGGAGCTGCCCTCTTCCTCCAGCAGGGCGGCAACGCACAGGGACCAAAGACTCCGACGCACCACAAACATGCAG GTGATTTACCTCAACATCTGCAGGTGATGTTCAAGATCCTGCGGTCTGAAGATCGCATCAAGCTG GCTGTGCGTTTGGAAAGCGGATGGTCAGAGCGCGTGCGTTACATGGTTGTTATCTACACTAGCGGCCATCAAGACACggaagaaaacattgttttgggAATGGATTTTCCAGACAAGGACAG TAAAAACTGCTCCATTGGGATGGTCTTGCCTCTGTGGAGTGACACCAACATTCATCTAGACGGAGATGG AGGCTTCAGTGTGAACACAGCAGGCCAGTCACATGTCTTCAAGCCTGTTTCTGTGCAGGCTATGTG GTCTGCCCTGCAGGTCCTCCACAAGGCGTGCGAAGTGGCCCGCCGATTCAACTACTTCCCAGGTGGCATTGCTCTTACGTGGATGGCGTTCTATGAGAGCTGCATCACCTCGGAGCAAAGCTTCATCAATGAGTGGAACGCAATGACCGACCTGGAGTCCACCCGGTCCGATTCCCCCAACATGTTCGTCGATGG ACCGACGGAGCGAGAAAGAACAGAGTGTCTTATCAAGTCCAAACTTCGCAACATCATGATGTTTCAAGACTTGGAGAACATCACGTCAAAGGAG ATCCGTAACGAGCTGGAGCAGCATATGAGCTGCAACCTCAAAGAGTACAAGGAGTTCATCGACAACGAGATGCTCCTGATCCTGGGTCAGATGGACAAAGCTACTCTCATCTTCGACCACGTTTATTTG GGTTCTGAGTGGAACGCCTCCAACCTGGAAGAACTGCAAAACTGCGG AGTCGGTTACATTCTGAACGTCACGAGAGAGATTGACAACTTCTTCCCAGGGATGTTTTCCTATCACAACGTCCGCGTGTACGACGAGGACGCCACTGACCTGCTGGCCCACTGGAACGATACCTACAACTTTATTGTCAAAGCCAA GAAGAATAACTCAAAGTGCCTGGTGCACTGTAAGATGGGTGTGAGCCGCTCTGCCTCCACAGTTATTGCCTACGCCATGAAGGAATACGGCTGGTCTCTGGAGAAAGCGTACAACTACATCAAGCAGAAGAGGGGCATAGCTCAGCCAAATGCTGGTTTCATGCGGCAGCTGGCGGAGTATGAGGGAATCCTCGACGCCAG TAAACAGCGTCACAACAAGCTGTGGCGGCCTGACACAGACGAGGAAGGTTCAGACGATCTGCAAGCATCGGGTCACAGTACGGGTGGAGAGGAGACGCCGGTGCTCAGAGGGGAAGAGGCCTGGGGAGGCTGCGGAGCGTCGCCATGCAGGGGTCTGGAGATGGAGCCCTTAGACTCTCTCAACTACAACTATTACTTCAGACGTCTATCGGACTCTGCACTCGACAGCGAGCCGTCCACGCCGGTGCGGGGGCCTCCTCTGCTGGGCATGGAGAGAGTTTTTATCGAAATAGAGGATGTGGAGAGAGACGCCCTGCTGGAGGACGAGGGTTTCCCCATGGCCCACCTGACTCTGCCCAGCGAGGGCACCGCTGCGCAGACCTGCAGCCGCCTCGACCCGATGGAGGACATGAGGCTGAGGCTGGAATTCAGCACtctggaggaagaggacgaggaagaggccaagaaggaggaagaagagatgGCGGCCTTGGCTCAGACAGCCGGGAGTTTGGATGGGAGGAAGACGGGAGAGGAAGCTGAGGGGAAGGAGGAGAGCCAGCTGGGATTAGCCAACCTGAACACCAACAACAGCAACCGCCTGGCTGCCAAGCGTagctgtcctgcagcttttgaT GACAGTGCCAGTGCAGGAAACCCATTAAAAGTGAAGCCTTCATATCAGTCCTGTAAAGATTGCATGCGTCTACCACAAGGGCGGCGCTGCGACCGCCCAGCAGGAGGCCGTTCACACCGCCTTAATCCCTCCCGCCACTGCACCGTACCTTCCATATGCATAGATCCTCCGGGGACACACTTTATGTCAACTCCGGTTCTGTCGACCCCGGTGGTCATCCCGTCTAACTTGGTCCAGCCCTGCACTAACTTCTACCAATGTTCCAGCTGCACGCTCGGTAGCACATCCACTCCTGAAGCCAACCATCAAAAACTTTTCTCACCCATGAACTGTGAGGAAACGCCTCCGGACGGCAGCTCGGTGGAGACGGAGGACATGGAGGAGCCGCAGAATGGAGATCTGCCGGACGAGGTCACGAGGCAGAGTAGCGAGGCCATCGATGTGACTGAAGCCGACGGGCTCAAATTTGGTGCTGAGATTGCAAGCTTCCAGTAG